From one Rhopalosiphum padi isolate XX-2018 chromosome 2, ASM2088224v1, whole genome shotgun sequence genomic stretch:
- the LOC132921856 gene encoding serine/threonine-protein phosphatase PP1-beta catalytic subunit yields the protein MADGEPLSIDSIIARLLEVRGCRPGKTVQMSEAEVRGLCLKSREIFLQQPILLDLEAPLKICGDIHGQYTDLLRLFEYGGFPPEANYLFLGDYVDRGKQSLETICLLLAYKIKYPENFFLLRGNHECASINRIYGFYDECKRRYNIKLWKTFTDCFNCLPIAAIIDEKIFCCHGGLSPDLQGMEQIRRIMRPTDVPDTGLLCDLLWSDPDKDVTGWGENDRGVSFTFGTDVVAKFLNRHDLDLICRAHQVVEDGYEFFAKRQLVTLFSAPNYCGEFDNAGGMMSVDATLMCSFQILKPSEKKAKYQYSGLNSGRPASNTTAVKKK from the exons ATGGCAGACGGTGAACCATTAAGTATAGACAGCATAATCGCACGACTTTTAGAAG TAAGAGGATGTCGACCTGGTAAAACAGTACAAATGTCTGAAGCAGAAGTCCGAGGATTATGTTTGAAATCTagagaaatatttttacaacaaccaattttattagatttagaagcacctttaaaaatatgtg gAGATATACATGGTCAGTATACTGACTTGTTACGTTTATTTGAATATGGAGGCTTTCCACCTGAAGCgaactatttatttttgggAGATTATGTGGATCGTGGAAAACAGTCCTTGGAAACTATATGTCTTTTAttagcatataaaataaaatatccagaaaacttttttcttttacgAGGCAATCATGAATGTGCAAGCATAAACAGGATCTATGGATTTTATGATGAAt gtaaaagacgttacaatataaaattgtggAAAACATTTActgattgttttaattgtttacctATCGCGGCTATCATTGatgagaaaatattttgttgtcatGGTGGACTTAGTCCTGATTTACAAGGAATGGAACAAATTAGACGTATTATGCGTCCAACTGATGTCCCAGATACTg GTTTATTATGTGATTTATTATGGTCTGATCCTGACAAAGATGTAACTGGTTGGGGAGAAAATGATAGAGGTGTTTCTTTCACGTTTGGTACAGATGTTGTagcaaaatttttaaatagacatGATTTAGATCTCATTTGTAGAGCACATCag gttgtAGAAGATGGTTATGAATTTTTTGCCAAAAGGCAATTGGTTACATTGTTTTCTGCGCCAAATTATTGTGGGGAATTTGATAATGCAGGTGGAATGATGTCTGTTGATGCAACTCTAATGTGTTCATTCCaa ATTTTGAAACCATCTGAAAAGAAAGCAAAGTATCAATATTCAGGATTAAACTCTGGAAGACCGGCTAGTAATACAACTGCTGTGAAAAAGaaatag
- the LOC132921857 gene encoding uncharacterized monothiol glutaredoxin ycf64-like: MTSILRQIININKTTRIGSLITYKQFLSTKSDDPIQSHIGKLVKGNKIVVFMKGVPQAPRCGFSNAVVDILNIHKAKFEAHDVLIDENLRNGIKEYSNWPTIPQVFIDGEFIGGCDIMLELHRSGELDKILDKNIQEKPVA; this comes from the exons ATGACGTCGATATTGCGTcaaattataaacatcaataaaacGACAAGAATTGGCtcacttattacttataaacaatTTCTAAGTACTAAATCTGATGATCCAATCCAATCGCATATAGGAAAGTTAGTGAAGGGTAACAAAATTGTTGTCTTCATGAAAGGTGTTCCACAAGCTCCAAGATGTGGCTTTAGTAATGCAGTTgtcgatattttaaatattcacaaaGCTAAATTTGAAGCTCATGATGTCCTGATTGATGAAAATCTTAgaaatg GAATAAAAGAATACTCTAATTGGCCAACAATTCCTCAAGTTTTTATAGATGGAGAATTCATTGGTGGTTGTGATATTATGCTGGAATTGCATAGGTCAGGTGAATTAGATAAAATACTAGATAAAAACATTCAAGAAAAGCCTGTAGCATAA
- the LOC132921855 gene encoding pyruvate carboxylase, mitochondrial isoform X1 — protein MIISNVSGSVRNHVRNQFIALSISRARYSSKVEYKPIRSVLVANRGEIAIRVFRACNELGIKSVAIYSEQDKMHMHRLKADESYLVGKGKAPVEAYLDIPEIIRIAKENDVDAIHPGYGFLSERSDFAQAVIDAGIRFIGPSPHVVQQMGDKVAARQAAIDAGVPIVAGTPGPIRTSEEAIEFCLKHDLPVIFKAAFGGGGRGMRVVRKMEEVKESFERASSEAKAAFGDGAMFIEKFVERPRHIEVQLLGDQAGNIVHLYERDCSVQRRHQKVVELAPAPHLDPKVRDLMTERAVKLAKHVGYSNAGTVEFLTDGKGNFYFIEVNARLQVEHTVTEEITGIDLVQSQIRIAEGVTLPELGLTQDSIKPQGFAIQCRVTTEDPAKNFQPDTGRIEVFRSGEGMGIRLDGASAFAGAIISPYYDSLLVKVIAHAADLQACCAKMDRALREFRVRGVKTNIPFLLNVLTNEKFVNGSVDTYFIDENPQLFTLEPSQNRAQKLLNYLGEVLVNGPQTPLATSLKPANVHPNVPEFPADYIAHILGKNDPENNSGLNPPQGFKQVLTKDGPQAFAKAVRDHKGLLLMDTTMRDAHQSLLATRVRSHDILRIAPWVSQSFPGLYSLENWGGATFDVALRFLHECPWERLADMRSAIPNIPFQMLLRGANAVGYTNYPDNVVFKFCDLAVQAGMDVFRVFDSLNYLPNIILGMEAAAKAGGVVEAAIAYSGDVSDPTKTKYTLDYYINFADELVKAGTHVLCIKDMAGLLKPRAATMLIGAIRSKYPNLPIHVHTHDTSGAGVASMLAAAEAGADVVDVAVDSMSGMTSQPSMGAIIASLQDTELDTGLNLKEVSEYSAYWEQARTLYAPFECTTTMKSGNADVYLNEIPGGQYTNLQFQAYSLGLGDFFEDVKKAYREANILLGDIIKVTPSSKVVGDFAQFMVQNKLTAKDVLEKAEELSFPKSVIEFLQGGIGEPYQGFPEPLRSKVLKDMPRVVGRPGCTLPPLDFNKVKSDLQERYQKVSDYDVMSSALYPTVTDEFLTFKEKYGPVDKLDTRIFLTGPKVGENFEVTIEKGKTLAFKTLAISEELTANGEIEVFFEMNGQLRSVFIRDNEASKEMHIHPKASKSNKGQVGAPMPGSVMDVRVKVGDKVEKGAPLVVLSAMKMEMVVQSPIAGTIKQVDISVGMKLEGDDLLLSIEP, from the exons ATGATAATTTCAAATGTAAGTGGTTCCGTTCGGAATCATGTTCGAAACCAGTTCATCGCTCTTTCCATATCACGAGCGAGGTATTCATCAAAAGTTGAATACAAACCAATAAGAAGTGTTCTTGTAGCTAATCGag GTGAAATTGCTATACGTGTATTCAGAGCATGTAATGAATTGGGTATAAAGTCTGTTGCTATATATTCAGAACAAGATAAAATGCATATGCATAGATTAAAGGCCGATGAATCATATCTAGTCGGAAAAGGAAAAGCTCCAGTAGAAGCATACCTTGACATACCTGAAATTATTAGAATAGCAAAA gaaAACGATGTTGATGCTATTCATCCTGGTTATGGTTTTCTGTCTGAGCGATCTGATTTTGCGCAAGCAGTCATTGATGCTGGAATCCGATTCATTGGACCATCACCACATGTTGTACAACAAATGGGTGATAAAGTTGCTGCCAGACAAGCAGCTATTGATGCTGGTGTTCCAATTGTGGCTGGTACTCCTGGTCCAATTAGAACATCTGAAGAAGCTATTGAATTTTGTCTGAAACATGATTTACCAGTTATTTTCAAAGCCGCTTTTGGAGGTGGTGGCCGAGGTATGAGGGTGGTTCGGAAAATGGAA GAAGTAAAAGAAAGTTTTGAACGTGCTAGCTCAGAAGCAAAAGCAGCTTTTGGAGATGGTGCCATGTTCATCGAGAAATTTGTTGAAAGACCACGACATATTGAAGTTCAACTTTTGGGTGATCAAGCTGGAAATATTGTTCATTTATATGAAAGAGATTGTTCTGTACAACGTCGTCATCAAAAAGTTGTTGAGTTGGCACCTGCTCCTCATTTGGATCCAAAG GTTAGAGATTTAATGACTGAACGTGCAGTAAAATTAGCTAAGCATGTAGGTTATTCAAATGCTGGTACTGTAGAATTTTTAACAGATGGTAAAggcaatttctattttattgaaGTTAATGCTAGACTTCAAGTGGAACATACTGTCACTGAAGAAATCACTgg TATTGATTTAGTGCAATCTCAAATTCGGATTGCGGAAGGTGTTACATTGCCTGAACTTGGATTAACACAAGACTCGATTAAGCCTCAAGGTTTTGCTATTCAATGTCGTGTTACCACTGAAGATCCAGCTAAAAATTTCCAACCTGATACTGGCCGTATTGAA gtATTTAGGAGTGGTGAAGGCATGGGTATCCGATTAGATGGCGCCTCTGCATTTGCTGGAGCAATAATCAGTCCATACTATGATTCATTACTCGTTAAAGTTATTGCTCATGCTGCTGATTTACAAGCATGTTGTGCTAAAATGGACCGTGCCTTACGTGAATTCAGAGTTCGAGGAGTAAAA accAATATTCCATTCCTGTTAAATGTGTTAACCAATGAAAAGTTTGTAAATGGATCAgttgatacatattttatcgatGAAAACCCTCAACTGTTCACACTGGAACCATCTCAAAATAGAGCTCAAAAACTACTTAACTATTTGGGAGAAGTTTTAGTAAATGGTCCTCAGACTCCATTAGCAACCAGCTTAAAGCCCGCAAATGTACACCCTAATGTACCTGAATTCCCTgcag ATTACATTGCACATATATTAGGCAAAAATGATCCAGAAAATAATTCAG gtttaaatCCACCTCAAGGATTCAAACAAGTTCTCACAAAAGATGGACCACAAGCTTTTGCGAAAGCAGTTCGAGATCATAAGGGACTTTTGTTAATGGACACTACAATGAGAGATGCACATCAATCTCTTTTGGCCACTAGAGTTAG aTCTCATGATATTTTACGTATTGCTCCATGGGTGTCACAAAGTTTCCCTGGATTATATTCATTGGAAAATTGGGGAGGAGCTACATTTGATGTTGCGCTTAGATTTTTACATGAATGTCCATGGGAAAGATTAGCAGATATGAGATCAGCTATACCTAATATACCATTCCAGATGTTATTGCGTGGAGCAAATGCTGTTGGTTACACAAACTACCCtgataatgttgtttttaa gttctGTGATTTAGCTGTTCAAGCTGGTATGGATGTGTTCCGTGTATTTGACTCTCTAAATTACTTACCAAATATCATTCTTGGAATGGAAGCAGCCGCTAAAGCAGGAGGAGTTGTTGAAGCAGCTATTGCATATTCTGGAGATGTATCTGACCctactaaaacaaaatacactttggattattatataaattttgctGATGAGTTAGTTAAAGCTGGTACTCATGTATTGTGTATTAAg gATATGGCAGGACTTTTGAAACCTCGTGCTGCTACTATGCTCATTGGTGCTATTCGTTCTAAATATCCCAATTTACCTATCCACGTTCATACTCACGATACCAGTGGTGCTGGAGTTGCTTCTATGTTAGCTGCAGCAGAAGCTGGTGCTGATGTAGTTGATGTTGCTGTGGACTCAATGTCTGGTATGACTTCACAACCAAGCATGGGTGCTATTATTGCTTCATTGCAGGATACTGAATTAGAtacag GTTTGAACCTAAAAGAGGTTTCTGAATATAGTGCTTATTGGGAGCAAGCAAGAACTCTATATGCACCATTTGAATGTACAACAACAATGAAATCAGGAAATGctgatgtatatttaaatgaaattccTGGAGGTCAATATACCAATCTTCAATTCCAGGCTTATTCACTAGGATTAGGAGACTTTTTTGAAGATGTGAAAAAAGCTTACAGAGAAGCTAATATTTTACTAGGTGATATTATTAAG gtAACACCATCTTCTAAAGTTGTTGGAGATTTTGCTCAATTCATGgtacaaaacaaattaactgCTAAAGATGTATTAGAAAAGGCAGAAGAACTGAGTTTCCCCAAATCTGTCATTGAATTCTTACAAGGTGGTATTGGAGAACCATACCAAGGTTTTCCTGAACCACTGAGatcaaaa gttttgAAAGATATGCCACGGGTTGTAGGACGGCCTGGATGCACTTTACCTCCTCTAGATTTTAACAAAGTTAAATCTGATTTACAAGAAAGATATCAAAAAGTTAGTGATTATGATGTTATGAGTTCAGCCCTTTATCCTACAGTCACTGATGAATTCCTGACATTCAAGGAAAAATATGGACCAGTAGATAAGCTTGATACTAGAATATTTTTGACCGGACCTAAAGTTGGAGAAAACTTTGaa GTAACAATTGAAAAAGGTAAAACTTTAGCCTTCAAAACACTTGCGATTTCTGAAGAGCTAACTGCCAATGGTGAGATTGAAGTATTCTTTGAAATGAATGGTCAATTACGGTCTGTGTTCATACGAGACAATGAAGCTtctaaa gaGATGCATATACATCCAAAAGCTTCAAAATCTAATAAGGGACAGGTTGGGGCACCAATGCCTGGATCAGTAATGGATGTACGTGTGAAAGTAGGTGATAAAGTCGAAAAAGGTGCACCATTAGTTGTTCTATCTGCAATGAAAATGGAAATGGTTGTGCAATCGCCTATTGCTGGAACAATTAAACAAGTTGATATAAGTGTTGGAATGAAATTAGAAGGAGATGATTTATTGTTATCCATTGAaccataa
- the LOC132921855 gene encoding pyruvate carboxylase, mitochondrial isoform X2: MIISNVSGSVRNHVRNQFIALSISRARYSSKVEYKPIRSVLVANRGEIAIRVFRACNELGIKSVAIYSEQDKMHMHRLKADESYLVGKGKAPVEAYLDIPEIIRIAKENDVDAIHPGYGFLSERSDFAQAVIDAGIRFIGPSPHVVQQMGDKVAARQAAIDAGVPIVAGTPGPIRTSEEAIEFCLKHDLPVIFKAAFGGGGRGMRVVRKMEEVKESFERASSEAKAAFGDGAMFIEKFVERPRHIEVQLLGDQAGNIVHLYERDCSVQRRHQKVVELAPAPHLDPKVRDLMTERAVKLAKHVGYSNAGTVEFLTDGKGNFYFIEVNARLQVEHTVTEEITGIDLVQSQIRIAEGVTLPELGLTQDSIKPQGFAIQCRVTTEDPAKNFQPDTGRIEVFRSGEGMGIRLDGASAFAGAIISPYYDSLLVKVIAHAADLQACCAKMDRALREFRVRGVKTNIPFLLNVLTNEKFVNGSVDTYFIDENPQLFTLEPSQNRAQKLLNYLGEVLVNGPQTPLATSLKPANVHPNVPEFPAGLNPPQGFKQVLTKDGPQAFAKAVRDHKGLLLMDTTMRDAHQSLLATRVRSHDILRIAPWVSQSFPGLYSLENWGGATFDVALRFLHECPWERLADMRSAIPNIPFQMLLRGANAVGYTNYPDNVVFKFCDLAVQAGMDVFRVFDSLNYLPNIILGMEAAAKAGGVVEAAIAYSGDVSDPTKTKYTLDYYINFADELVKAGTHVLCIKDMAGLLKPRAATMLIGAIRSKYPNLPIHVHTHDTSGAGVASMLAAAEAGADVVDVAVDSMSGMTSQPSMGAIIASLQDTELDTGLNLKEVSEYSAYWEQARTLYAPFECTTTMKSGNADVYLNEIPGGQYTNLQFQAYSLGLGDFFEDVKKAYREANILLGDIIKVTPSSKVVGDFAQFMVQNKLTAKDVLEKAEELSFPKSVIEFLQGGIGEPYQGFPEPLRSKVLKDMPRVVGRPGCTLPPLDFNKVKSDLQERYQKVSDYDVMSSALYPTVTDEFLTFKEKYGPVDKLDTRIFLTGPKVGENFEVTIEKGKTLAFKTLAISEELTANGEIEVFFEMNGQLRSVFIRDNEASKEMHIHPKASKSNKGQVGAPMPGSVMDVRVKVGDKVEKGAPLVVLSAMKMEMVVQSPIAGTIKQVDISVGMKLEGDDLLLSIEP; the protein is encoded by the exons ATGATAATTTCAAATGTAAGTGGTTCCGTTCGGAATCATGTTCGAAACCAGTTCATCGCTCTTTCCATATCACGAGCGAGGTATTCATCAAAAGTTGAATACAAACCAATAAGAAGTGTTCTTGTAGCTAATCGag GTGAAATTGCTATACGTGTATTCAGAGCATGTAATGAATTGGGTATAAAGTCTGTTGCTATATATTCAGAACAAGATAAAATGCATATGCATAGATTAAAGGCCGATGAATCATATCTAGTCGGAAAAGGAAAAGCTCCAGTAGAAGCATACCTTGACATACCTGAAATTATTAGAATAGCAAAA gaaAACGATGTTGATGCTATTCATCCTGGTTATGGTTTTCTGTCTGAGCGATCTGATTTTGCGCAAGCAGTCATTGATGCTGGAATCCGATTCATTGGACCATCACCACATGTTGTACAACAAATGGGTGATAAAGTTGCTGCCAGACAAGCAGCTATTGATGCTGGTGTTCCAATTGTGGCTGGTACTCCTGGTCCAATTAGAACATCTGAAGAAGCTATTGAATTTTGTCTGAAACATGATTTACCAGTTATTTTCAAAGCCGCTTTTGGAGGTGGTGGCCGAGGTATGAGGGTGGTTCGGAAAATGGAA GAAGTAAAAGAAAGTTTTGAACGTGCTAGCTCAGAAGCAAAAGCAGCTTTTGGAGATGGTGCCATGTTCATCGAGAAATTTGTTGAAAGACCACGACATATTGAAGTTCAACTTTTGGGTGATCAAGCTGGAAATATTGTTCATTTATATGAAAGAGATTGTTCTGTACAACGTCGTCATCAAAAAGTTGTTGAGTTGGCACCTGCTCCTCATTTGGATCCAAAG GTTAGAGATTTAATGACTGAACGTGCAGTAAAATTAGCTAAGCATGTAGGTTATTCAAATGCTGGTACTGTAGAATTTTTAACAGATGGTAAAggcaatttctattttattgaaGTTAATGCTAGACTTCAAGTGGAACATACTGTCACTGAAGAAATCACTgg TATTGATTTAGTGCAATCTCAAATTCGGATTGCGGAAGGTGTTACATTGCCTGAACTTGGATTAACACAAGACTCGATTAAGCCTCAAGGTTTTGCTATTCAATGTCGTGTTACCACTGAAGATCCAGCTAAAAATTTCCAACCTGATACTGGCCGTATTGAA gtATTTAGGAGTGGTGAAGGCATGGGTATCCGATTAGATGGCGCCTCTGCATTTGCTGGAGCAATAATCAGTCCATACTATGATTCATTACTCGTTAAAGTTATTGCTCATGCTGCTGATTTACAAGCATGTTGTGCTAAAATGGACCGTGCCTTACGTGAATTCAGAGTTCGAGGAGTAAAA accAATATTCCATTCCTGTTAAATGTGTTAACCAATGAAAAGTTTGTAAATGGATCAgttgatacatattttatcgatGAAAACCCTCAACTGTTCACACTGGAACCATCTCAAAATAGAGCTCAAAAACTACTTAACTATTTGGGAGAAGTTTTAGTAAATGGTCCTCAGACTCCATTAGCAACCAGCTTAAAGCCCGCAAATGTACACCCTAATGTACCTGAATTCCCTgcag gtttaaatCCACCTCAAGGATTCAAACAAGTTCTCACAAAAGATGGACCACAAGCTTTTGCGAAAGCAGTTCGAGATCATAAGGGACTTTTGTTAATGGACACTACAATGAGAGATGCACATCAATCTCTTTTGGCCACTAGAGTTAG aTCTCATGATATTTTACGTATTGCTCCATGGGTGTCACAAAGTTTCCCTGGATTATATTCATTGGAAAATTGGGGAGGAGCTACATTTGATGTTGCGCTTAGATTTTTACATGAATGTCCATGGGAAAGATTAGCAGATATGAGATCAGCTATACCTAATATACCATTCCAGATGTTATTGCGTGGAGCAAATGCTGTTGGTTACACAAACTACCCtgataatgttgtttttaa gttctGTGATTTAGCTGTTCAAGCTGGTATGGATGTGTTCCGTGTATTTGACTCTCTAAATTACTTACCAAATATCATTCTTGGAATGGAAGCAGCCGCTAAAGCAGGAGGAGTTGTTGAAGCAGCTATTGCATATTCTGGAGATGTATCTGACCctactaaaacaaaatacactttggattattatataaattttgctGATGAGTTAGTTAAAGCTGGTACTCATGTATTGTGTATTAAg gATATGGCAGGACTTTTGAAACCTCGTGCTGCTACTATGCTCATTGGTGCTATTCGTTCTAAATATCCCAATTTACCTATCCACGTTCATACTCACGATACCAGTGGTGCTGGAGTTGCTTCTATGTTAGCTGCAGCAGAAGCTGGTGCTGATGTAGTTGATGTTGCTGTGGACTCAATGTCTGGTATGACTTCACAACCAAGCATGGGTGCTATTATTGCTTCATTGCAGGATACTGAATTAGAtacag GTTTGAACCTAAAAGAGGTTTCTGAATATAGTGCTTATTGGGAGCAAGCAAGAACTCTATATGCACCATTTGAATGTACAACAACAATGAAATCAGGAAATGctgatgtatatttaaatgaaattccTGGAGGTCAATATACCAATCTTCAATTCCAGGCTTATTCACTAGGATTAGGAGACTTTTTTGAAGATGTGAAAAAAGCTTACAGAGAAGCTAATATTTTACTAGGTGATATTATTAAG gtAACACCATCTTCTAAAGTTGTTGGAGATTTTGCTCAATTCATGgtacaaaacaaattaactgCTAAAGATGTATTAGAAAAGGCAGAAGAACTGAGTTTCCCCAAATCTGTCATTGAATTCTTACAAGGTGGTATTGGAGAACCATACCAAGGTTTTCCTGAACCACTGAGatcaaaa gttttgAAAGATATGCCACGGGTTGTAGGACGGCCTGGATGCACTTTACCTCCTCTAGATTTTAACAAAGTTAAATCTGATTTACAAGAAAGATATCAAAAAGTTAGTGATTATGATGTTATGAGTTCAGCCCTTTATCCTACAGTCACTGATGAATTCCTGACATTCAAGGAAAAATATGGACCAGTAGATAAGCTTGATACTAGAATATTTTTGACCGGACCTAAAGTTGGAGAAAACTTTGaa GTAACAATTGAAAAAGGTAAAACTTTAGCCTTCAAAACACTTGCGATTTCTGAAGAGCTAACTGCCAATGGTGAGATTGAAGTATTCTTTGAAATGAATGGTCAATTACGGTCTGTGTTCATACGAGACAATGAAGCTtctaaa gaGATGCATATACATCCAAAAGCTTCAAAATCTAATAAGGGACAGGTTGGGGCACCAATGCCTGGATCAGTAATGGATGTACGTGTGAAAGTAGGTGATAAAGTCGAAAAAGGTGCACCATTAGTTGTTCTATCTGCAATGAAAATGGAAATGGTTGTGCAATCGCCTATTGCTGGAACAATTAAACAAGTTGATATAAGTGTTGGAATGAAATTAGAAGGAGATGATTTATTGTTATCCATTGAaccataa